The genomic DNA acctttTCCTAGAAACACAATCACATTATTCTCAAAATAGTTATTTTCTTGTAATAAGgctacttttttcttgtaaaagaaatttgtttttgtaacatTAAACAAcgtataatataaaaaaaattacattttagcTTGCTAACTGTGCAGATAAGCCTATGGTTACTATAGGCGGAATTTATGGGGCACAATAAAAAGGCCGAATGCTTCGCTGTTTCACAGAGCAGAGAAAGGACAgggagaaacggcagatcaaagtATATGAAACAATGTAAAATGGCGACCGATCTTTCAGTTCCAATTCCTCCTCAGGCTCTTCAGTCAAGTCCCAGTGATCAACGACGACCTGCCTTTTAAGATTCTCTCCGGCTCCGTCGTCATCAAGCCCAACGTCAAGGAGATCCGTGGCTCCTCTGTGCTCTTTGAGGACGGTAGCGTTGTAGAGAAGGTCGGAACTTTGAGGAGCTCGGCCTTTGACGCCAAGTCTCTAACCTCGCCGTCCGTCTTCGTTTCAGGTGGACACCATCGTGTTCGCCACGGGGTATAATTACGACTTCCCGTACTTGCCCAGCGGCGCTCTGTACAAGTCGGAGCACCGCGTCGGTCTCTACAAGCACGTCTTTCCACCCAACCTGGAGCACCCCACCCTGGCCGTGGTGGGTTTTATCCACGCCCTCGGAGCCATCATGCCACAGGCCGAAATGCAGGGCCGTTGGGTCTCGCAGGTCTTCAAAGGTGAGCTGGTCAAAAAACTTTAACGGTAAACACCTTCTCCGCCCGGTTGTGGCTGTCCGAGTACATGTTTGAAGGTCACACCAGCTGCATGAAATCCCACTAAAGGTGTTCAATTGTCTTTTGTGTTTTAGGACACCTAAAGTTGCCTTCAAACCAGGCCATGATCAAAGCTGTAGAGCAGGATACCAAGGACATCAACAAAAGGTTCACTTGATCAAATTTTACAACAAAAGTTCCCGATTTAGACATTTGATGTCTACCTTTCTTGACGCAGTTACATCGTGTCCAAGCTGACGCCGCTCCAGGTAGACTTTGTGTCCTACATGGACGACCTGGCCGGAACGATCGGAGCGCGACCCAGCCTGCTGTGGCTCCTCTTCACCGACTACTCGCTCTTCAAAAAGGTCCTGTGGGGGCCCCTCACCGCCTATCAATACCGCCTGACTGGGCCCGGCAAGTGGGAGGGCGCCCGGCAGGCCATCTTCACACAGTTTGACCGCTTGTTCGAGCCCCTAAAGACCAGGAAGGTCGGCCATCAATCGCGTCACTCTTTGTGCTGACCCTCGGTCTAGATaatgacttcctgtttgtttccaGGTGAAGGAACAGGAACAAAACGGCTCCGGCTCCAGTCGCCTGTTCAAGTTGAGCCTGGCCCTCATTGCCGGAGGAGCCGTAGTCTTCTACGTTCAAGTTCGAGACCCATCTGTCGTTCCCAACTTGATGGCCAAACTGAATCTCCAAAAAGTCTGAATGAACGTCAAACATCCTGACCATTTAAGCCACTAATTTACTTGCTTTACATGCTGTCAATCATTTCAACAGGTCAAAGTCAACCATAATAATTTATGGACTTCATCAGCAGAAATCACAGGTGCTAACCCATATTCGGTGTGTTGGACCTCTCAGAGATATTTGACATAAAAACCTTAGACTTGTTTGGAGAACCTGTTTTGAAACAGCAGGACCACACTCGATGGCTAATGAACACTAATGACATACCTAATGTATGCTAGCAAGCGTAATGGATCAAAACTAGGGTTATGACTATTGCCAAAGCAATAACCTCAAttattttatcaatattgaaatcgcaaatattaatcacgattattcattatgttaggAAAAATATACCTATATATAATATTCTCTACTTGCATGGTGAGGTCCCGAAGGCGGGGGGAGCGTATGAACATGACGTCATAATCAAATGTGTCATGAAATAGTCCAATAAAGACTGAATAAATGTTATTCATATATTTGAAGACAGatctttgtgtttttgttcattattagTCTTAGCATTTGaggtttttctcattacataatgACTTCAGCTCTGTTCATTTTGTCTGAAGGGTTTTCCGGCTCACGAAATTAACAGGCAAGTAATGATTGTACTCACGTGAAAGGGTCCTTCAGTGCAGAATAACAATCCCGTATTCCCTGTATTCATTGTCCACTGGGGAGTGCGTAGAATCGTTTAACGTTGATGCAAGGTCAGCTTCCACAGTCTTTGGCATCAAACGGGCCAAGGTACcttggcatggagaccaagatgaTTGGTGACCCATCTTTGATGTAGCCTTCCTCCATCTTCCCAGCCGTTGTTGTGCGTCTTACTGCTGCTCATATCCGGCCTGGTCCAGCGTTGAGGTCTTGACTATTTGCCCATAGCCCGGGCAGAGGTTGACGGGCAGCAGTGATATGGTCTCGACTCTCTGGGGCACCCTGCTGTTCTGAGATCTGGCACAATATGAACTGCAACCGCATGGAGCCAGTTACGGTGTGTGACCTGTGTGAAACACACACTCAGTGAACCTGTAACCACGTGACAACAGTATGCCAAATTAGTCATGAAGAGGGTGAAAAtcattttacatttcttgtgcggcccggtaccttttcccataatttttacttttcatctcataattataactgtctcataattatgacttttttatctcgTAATTTTAACTTGATGACTTTTAATTTCATAGTTACGAATTTTTGATCTCATAACTATTGCTcttttctcataattttgactttttttctcataattgggccttttttttttacgcaatttcaactttcttatctcataatttctgctttttatctcataataatAACCgtttgtctcataattatgacttttttatctcgTAATTTTAACTtaatgactttttatttcatagttATGAATTTTTGATCTCAATTtcaactttatctcataatttctgctttatatttcttaatttattaaacttaatgactttttatttcatagttacgaaattttggtctcatccatccatccatttttcaaccgcttgtcccttttgggtctcATAATCGAGTCTTATTTCATCATtttgatctcataattatgacttatcccataattttgacttttcatcTCCTAAATATAACTGTTTGTGTCATTATTTTTAACTTAATGACTTTTGATTTCATAGTTACACATTTTtggtctcataattatgactcttttctcaTAATgtggactttttatctcataattatgcctTTTTTCATCTCAATTTCATCTTTATCTAATTATTTCTGCTTTTTATTTCTTAATCTACTTAACTtaatgactttttatttcatagttACGAATGGTTGGTCTCATAATTGAgtcttttttcataattttgatctcataattatgacttatctcataattttgacttttcatcTCCTAATTATAATTGTTTGtctgataattatgacttttttatctcgTAATTTTAACTTAATTACTTTTTATTTCATAGTTACGAATTTTTGGTCACATAATTTTGTCTTATTTCATAATGTTGAtcccataatttcgactttttagctcataattatgACTAAACAGGCCGCCCCTCCCTGCTTtctccacacacacacggtgCCTTCCACCCGATACCCGCCATATTACTTACCAAAACACGCATTTACAAAACGAGAGACCGACTAAGAGCAATGCGGGACAACGTCTCAATTTGCGGGACGTGTGAAAAGTAAAGAAAATGCGTGACTTCATTTGCTCACCCTGTTAATAACCCGAGGCTCCATGGGAGTGTCTTACCTGCCTCCTGTTTGTAAAACTTCAAATTAAAAGCCCCCTTTTGTTTTAAACAAACTTTTCTCATGATTAAAAACAAATAGTGTTTTATTTTTGAATGACAGAAGAGAGGGTAGCAACTGCTTGACTGACAGCGTCAACAGCCAATGAAATTCGTGCCCCAAGGGAAGCTCCGCCCCTGCAAAGTGGCTGAACGAGTTTGAATAGATACGAACTATGCAAGGCTGCTTAAGGTTGACTATTAAGAATTGTTCAAGAGACAGAACTCGTTTGCCAACATCACACCACTAAGCCACAcatgaatttgctgcaaaaatggcgACCTGGAGCGATCTGTCACGTCACAGCTGGCGTTGTCAGCATGTAAGTACATGTGTTACTTGGCGTAAAAGGCAAGAATGTACCTGTGAACTTCATGCTATGTTGCTATGTTACAACCGgccagtgtgtgtgtttgtgtgtatgagagtactcccagcaggcacaagacattcaaACAACGAGAAAACTCGCTGAattcggtgcgcctaatgtacggaataattctggttgtgcttaccgacttcgaagcaattttatttggtacatgacgtaatgataagtgtgaccagtcacatataagagatacgtgtagactgcaatatgatgccagtaaacaacaccaacactttaaatgttccattgagaataaagaacattacactcaAAAATCTGTGGAAATGTTTTagcatgactttgaagccgcaccgcttgatggattgtcggctcaTTACTGCTACCGTAGTCAAAGATACGAGTATCTTTGACtactaatatgtctgctaatggcacccattagcagacatattatctggcgttttgtttcacaatattatgcaaaactaactgttcttaccttctggtacctgctgatgtgttatTTAAGATCTGTATAagccctgaaaatgtgcgcgtgtccgccactgtagtccgtgccaatgccgtag from Entelurus aequoreus isolate RoL-2023_Sb linkage group LG27, RoL_Eaeq_v1.1, whole genome shotgun sequence includes the following:
- the LOC133644523 gene encoding flavin-containing monooxygenase 5-like, with amino-acid sequence MVHKVAVIGAGPSGLSSVKACLDDGLLPTCFESSDDLGGLWKFKEVSEPNRASIYRSLTINISKEMLCYSDFPIPADYPNYMHHSKILIYFRMYAEHFKLLPHIHFRTLVKSVRQKADYSRTGQWEVLTERRDGKEETHVFDAVICCSGHYTYPNLPLQDFPGIESFPGRYLHSWDYKGPEDMHGKRVVVVGIGNSGSDIAVESSKFAEQVYMSTRRGAWVIRQVSDDGLPVDMKYNTRFVHILFQLFPMKFFNWFGEKKLNAMYDHTMYALKPNHRLFSQVPVINDDLPFKILSGSVVIKPNVKEIRGSSVLFEDGSVVEKVDTIVFATGYNYDFPYLPSGALYKSEHRVGLYKHVFPPNLEHPTLAVVGFIHALGAIMPQAEMQGRWVSQVFKGHLKLPSNQAMIKAVEQDTKDINKSYIVSKLTPLQVDFVSYMDDLAGTIGARPSLLWLLFTDYSLFKKVLWGPLTAYQYRLTGPGKWEGARQAIFTQFDRLFEPLKTRKVKEQEQNGSGSSRLFKLSLALIAGGAVVFYVQVRDPSVVPNLMAKLNLQKV